In Candidatus Dormiibacterota bacterium, the sequence TCTTCACGATCGCGATGATCTCGTCTCCGGGCCGCAGCACCGTGTCGCCGGTCGGAATCTCGAAGTCTCGCTCGGCGCGGTTGATGGCAACGACGACGGAA encodes:
- a CDS encoding TrkA C-terminal domain-containing protein, translated to MNRAERDFEIPTGDTVLRPGDEIIAIVKSGAAERMFELFGAPA